CTAACGGACACACAACATGCacatgactgacactagttagaaactgctcGGCAACATTCTCCTGTCCCACTTAAGtgtcatagtgtcccaaataaacaaaggaaattctggctattttctcaatttgtatTTGTTCTTTAAGGCTTGTTCCAAGAAAGCAGCTGCCcagttaaccaatggcccaattaaccggaatccactctATATGGCAGTGGTGAGGAACCTAGTAATAGAATTGTAGCACATAACTGTAATCTGAGAAAATGGTTTAAGGTAGCCTTTTATTGTTGAATTCTTTTACTTGCAAACATTGGTCTACCCTGATACTATCTGTTATCTTGCATGCAAATGCCATTGGATTTTCCACATTGAAAATAAATACAAGGAATGATCATGTTAAAGTAATTTCAGTTCAGTCACCCATGAACCTGTCCAGTCACAGATAATAATGGAAATGTTTTGCCTGAGGTTGAATACTTCTGCACTGCTGCACTATTGTACAAGCTTTGATTTAAACTCAGTTATTCAATTAGACCTTGGAAAATCAAATTTTCCACCTAGTATTATAATACAGATTTTTAGTTTGCACAATTGGTATGCATTAAATTATTAGATCTCTGTGATATGCTTGAGTTAAGTTGAAGATTTGATTGAACCCTCCTTGGAGGATTTCTGTACTTTAAAAGAAGGACAAAGTCATGAGAATTATTTTGCAAAATAACTTTCCAATATCCATGTTACAGATTTGTTGCATACGTTTTGTTGATGTGTATTTTCAAAAGCTGCTGTTCTTCACTCCCCAATCAATGAGGCTGTTCTGACAGATAAAAGATAAAAGGAAGAATGCATCATTGTGTAGGGACTAAAACTTGGAACAGTTGTATGTCAGAATATACTTTATAGGGAGGTCTGATCTGTGTTGCTTAAATATAGATGGAAATCAATAGTATATAACAGGCCATTTGACTCATcaaccttctgcagttttatACCAACTTGCAGAAGGGCTCTTCCCCTCGGCTTTAAATACAATTCAAAATATCAGTGAGAAATTCAGTAATTTGTCTCCAGTAAAACTGGCCAAAGTCTCCTGTATGAATTATTTCAAAGTGATTGTTCCCTTTGTGCTGTCTGGTCAGCTCTTCTATCTGAAGCAACCACTCCTGCACACAGAATTTGCGTCCATACCACTTTTCCCTCTTATCATCGCTCAGGGACCAAAAGTCTGTTCACTTGAAGTACTAGCTCATTCTTTCAGTGGTGTACTGGAGCTGGTGCTTACAGCATAGACGCTTCGACATTGGGGAACCTAAACATCGATTAGGTGAACAGTTTGCAGAGCACCTGTGTTCAATCTACAGGGATGACCCTGAGCTACCAGTTGCTGGTCACTGTTATTCTCCCTACTACTGTGACACATCTGTAGCTTCCTGTACTGTTATGTTCCAGGCAGCCACAGACATGTCACAGTAGTAGGGAGAAAGTAGCACAGCCCACAAACTGAGGCACAACACCTCACCTGTCTGGGCACACTGCAACCTTCTAGACTTGATATCAAAATTACCGTTAGTTAACTTGCTCTTTCATTCTATAGCAGATCTGTCCATGTCTGCCATCATCAGTCTGATATTTTTACTGCTGTTTTTCCCTCCTTTAATTGAGCCTGGCCTGCTGGGCACGTTCAACAGCCTTGCTATTACAAACACTTAGACAAAAAAGCAGAATGTACTTATACCACATTAACATTTGACCTCAATATCGCAGATATTTCCTTTGCTCTATTCACTCCTTCCCTCTTTTCTGCTTTTCAAAGCTACAAAGTGTGTAGTTCGTTTCCTCTTTCTCAGATCCTCagcctgaagcattaactctaATTCTGCAGATAttgcctgaattgctgaatgtttgcattatttTTCTATTTTCATTGTAGATTATGAGTTCTTTAGTATTTGTCAACTTTTCAAACTCTATGCCTTCATCATACTTTTACTTATTAGTACCTGGTTCCTTCAGGCTTTTTAATCTTGCTCTTAACCTTCCTAGAACTTACAGCATGTTTTGTCCTCTGAACACAGCAACTGTTCAATTCATCTGTCATTTTGCTAATTGTTTCAATTCTTCAATCTCCGAGTGCACAGGATCAACGTTTGCTTTTGCTTGTCTTTTCCTACAGTGATTTTAAGTGCTTTTGCAACCTGTATTTGTTGCTAGTCTGTTCTTGTATTTTATTTTGCCTTTccatcaatttcttggtctttttGAGTTCTCATGATGCTGGCTGCTTCTGGCAACTTTAAGCCTCTTCCATGAATTTAGTTTACCTAGTTGACCACAGAAGAGTCACTTTTCCTTTTATTCTGCCCTGAAGGAATACATTTCATTTGCAACTTTGTAAATTGTTTGTGTTAAGAATTGCCTGCCCACCATAATTTTCAATGTATTCTTCCAATCAGTGACATTCAAATCTTGTACTTCTGTAGTTCCTTTGCTTAAATTTAAGAGCTTAGTTTCATATGAAGTTAAGATTATTCAATATAAAATTCTCTCATGGTCACTTTTCCAAGGGCCCCCCTGATAAAATGTTAATCAATTTAttctcgaggaaatctgcagatgttggaaattcaaagaacaacacatacaaaatgttggtggaacacagcaggccaggtagcatccatagggagaagcgctgtcgacatttcgagcctagacccttcgtcaggactaaacgaaagaaaagatagtaagaggtctcggcccgaaacgtcgacagtgcttctccctatagatgctgcctggtctgctgtgttccaccagcattttgtgtgtgttgttgtttcaaTTTATTCTCACTGATCAAAATGAGATCCAATAGAGATCTTCTTTGGTGGTTTCCTCCTGCATATTGATCAGGAAAATTATCTGATACTGTAATACATTCTGTGAACTCATTGTCATTGAACCAGCCAGGCTGTATGTGAGTTGAAGACTCTCTTGATTCCTGTACTCCACTGTTGAGTGCATCTCAGATTTCTTTATTTATGTCCAGTATTATAAAATGTAGGCTAGGAGAATATTAATTGCAGAATATTCAAATAATTGACTCATGAAGTTCAACATAGGTCAGCAAAGCTGCATGATAAACAAGCCTTGGGTGTATGTATCTTGAGATTTGAAAGGAAAATTGCTAAGCCTGCATTCACTTTTGCTTAGGATATTTGGAGTGTCCACTTGCCATTTTATACAAATATACAAAGACAGTGTAGTGTATGCAAAAACTATTTACATTGCAAAATTATGGTGATCTATCTGAAGTCTTTAAAGCTGGTTGGGAGTAGGTGGAAAGAATATTTCCACATGGTGCAGAAGACTTGATACAGGACAGTcacaaggaatttgataaggtattCAGTCACTGTTGTCACTAAAGCAGATGGAATGTGGAGTGATTTAAGTTTAAGTACAGGCTGGGCGAGCGTATTGTGGGAAAGGAAAAGAATTATGTTAATAGATGAGGAAAGACTGAatggctgtttctgtgctttttATTAAGTTGTATTGTTAGCTCTGATTGGCATAAAACAAAACCACAGTCCATCAGGAAAATTAATACTGTCAGTGTAATTTCAATAATCAAACTTGTCCTTCCAATTCAAACAATCAGTTGATTTTGCTCCCCAGTTTTATTTTTTTGTGGACCCATGTAAAACTCATTTGCATGGGCCTGCCACCTCATAGACAATTGCATTTCTCCTAATACAATATCAAGTTACTGGAAGGTACAATTATATATGCAAAAATCTCCTCTCTGTTCTTTGACAAAATTGTATACTTTGTACAAAAATGTTTAATGCACTTTTTTAATATTCTTAGGGCACAATTTTCAGTCTTGATTTGGAAGAGGAAGAACGAGCAGACACCATGGATGAGAACAGCGATATTTATATCTTAACTTGTGACAACTCTGGTCTAGTAAGTCCTCCTGAACCACTCACTGTTACCAGTTCCTGGCAGGCAGCTAGTTTGCCAGCATCATTGTCTACTAGTCAAAGCTGGCAAACTGAAGGTCTGCCCGTTTCACTAGGAACAGACTCCTGGCAACAACTGTCAATAGATCCAGAAGACATGAAGAGCTTGGACAGTAATGGTGGTGGTGAAGAGAAAAGTGAAAATAATTCTTCTAATTCTGATATTGTTCatgtagaaaaggaggaaattaCTGAAGCTGTTGAGAGGCAGGAAATGGAGGTAAAGACAACTGGGCTTACATCAACAGTTGAGTCAGAACCTCAATCTGCACCACAGACAATGTCAGTGGAGGTTCAGCCTTCTGTTGGAATGCAGAAAACTGTTCTTTTATCAGCACTGGACCCAAAAGCAGTCTCTGATGTGGTGGAAAAGACTCTGAAAGCGACAGAAGTTGTATCGGAGTCTGGTGAAATACAACAGTCGACATCTCAGCAAGAAATTAGAAAGCAATTAGATGAGATTAAAAAAGGGGTCTGGCAAGATGCCCCAGAAACTAAACTGGAAAAAGAGGCTCTTGAAACACGGGAGAGGATTGAAACAACTTCACTAACTGAGCCCAAAGTCACTAAGGAGATCATTCCTGCGAAAACAGCCGCATCTGTTTTGCTTTATGGTGGAGCTGCAGCATTTGCAATGCTGGCACTTGCAGTGGGAGTAGCTCTCACCTTGAGAAGAAGATTTTAACGTGAGCAGTTTATTGCTGAGCAGAGTAATTAGGAAGGCTTTCTATTCTACATTTGATTTGTGACTGTAATTGAGTATTTATTCAGTGGTATTGCAAAAAAATATGATCAATGAGGTAAACTATTAATAAGGGTACAGATACAGGACAGtattaacactgagaaaatattaATGGTTCATGGTGTAAAAAAAATTGTGGAATACATGACATTCTTGTATGCAATAGaagctttgataataaaaatgcTAGTACATTAACAAATACCTAAATATTAAGGCACTATAGTGGAAAGGAGAAGGAAAAGAATGTTTGGTTTCCTTTCTGGAAACTACAATGAGTGTCCTGGTTAACAGAAACTTTTTATATAATTGGAAATGATTCTTATTTACTGCCATCTTCACTCATAACTGAGCAAAAATAATTTCtaaatgttttaaaaatacaTTAGTGTTGGACATTATTTCTGTCATGAATCCTTTCAGTTCTACCATGATCATTTATGTAAGTTTTACTTCCACTTGTATATTTTATTTCTCCTTATCCCATTTGCATTTCagtttatttcttggaatattTTTCATTAACTGACATTAAGAACTTTATTGCTGTAACATTTGTATTAGGTTAAAACTAGGATATAATGTAGTTAATTTCTTTACTATATTAACACTATTGTTGATGCCAAATCATCTACAGGTCCATCAGTCTGGTTTTGCTGAGTTGAAAGCACTGTGTTTAAACTTTTATCAAACATGTGAGTACAGATGGCTCGCGTGTTTTCAAGTGAGACAATAAAAAGAAAATGATTTCAGCAGCAACTGCCGGTGGTTTTCCAAGTGCTGGTTTTGCGTTTTGTACTGAAACTATAAACATTAAAACATGGGTTAATTTGTGGTGTAATATTAGTTTTGATATACTTTACACTATCTATTTTAAGTTCAATTTATTGCATTAAGTGTAAAACTGTTCagttcttcccccacccccaacatccTCTCCATAGAAAGTAACAATATGTATAAAAAAAGCTTCACCATTCGTTTCCCATTTAGTTACTAGAGGATCCACCTGCTTTAAAAATGGAGTTAACTTTTAATTACAGTAGTGCTCTGGAATTAGTTCTGAAACAACAAATGTCAGCAAAAGGCCATTCAGACTCGTTCACTTTGCTATTGAGGTTATAGCACTCAGGTAAAAGATCAGCTGCTTTCATGTATGGATATATCCCTCCatggtgcttttttaaaaaaaaaaaggtCTCTAAGTATCTGCCTCAAATATATCCATGATTAAGCTCCACAGCCCTCGAGGTGGAAATTCCAAAGACTTACTAGCTTCGGTGAAGAAATCCCTTCTTATCCTTATCCAGAATGACTTTTTTGATAATATGGCCCTGCATTGTGGGCATCTCAAACAGGAAAACCATTCTCCCTGCCATTTTGTTGAGATTATATGCCGTTCTTAACTCTACTAAGTCCAAGACTGTATGATTGCATTTATTCATATTTTGTTTTACAGTTCTAATTACTGGTATGGTACCTCAAATGTAAGATAATATGAAAGAGTGTATTTGAGGCAAGTGAGGGAGGATGAAATTTTCCAAATATGATGTTATTTTTCAATTCAATTTTAATACCATATACCAGGCTTTCATGACTTTCTTACCATCTCTCTTATACAAATTGCCCAGTAATTGtgcttgtaattttttttattactaTGAATTCTGAGTTTCTTTGGAAATTTTAAGTTATTTATGTTGTTCAAAATGTTTATCATTATCAGCATCAATTTGCGGTCCGTTTCAAAGCTCTTTATTTACTTGACTCTTATCattgattgaaaaaaaaattgaatacaCATGTATTGTGTTATGATGTCAGTGAAAACTTGAACCAACATATGTGTAATTTGCTATCACATTATCAACAAACTCATTTAAGACtataaccataagatataggagcagaattgggccatttggcctgtcgagtttctccaccatttcattgtctgatctattttccctctcaaccccaatctacTGCCTGCTCCCAAAtgccttgattaatcaagaatctatcagcttctgccttaaatatacagtaagtcttggcctccacagctgcctgtggcagcaaattccagagatttatcactctctggctgaagaaattcctcatctcagtGCTAAAagtatgcccctctattctgagtctgtctcctctgctcttagactctcccaccataggaaacatcctcttcacatccactctatcaatactTTTCACCACCTTtgtgtttcagtgaggtcacccttcattaaCAGTATGTTGTggtgtagttttgtttttgcCAACACGTAGAAGATTTTTCCTCCCCTGAGTTCTTTTGCTTGCACCAACAATCCCAGACAATTCCATGTGCTCATTATAGTCTTCAACAATTTGTTAATTTAAATACAAGGAAACATGAATTAACTTAAATTTCAACAGGAACTTAACAATTGTATTATAACTGGATTCCATTTTTTCCATGTGTTTAGGTAGTATTAAACCTTAAGATGCTCTAGATCCAATATAAACAGAGCAATAAGTTACCAACATGAAATGTAACCCTGTGTCTCTCCAGGTATTCCTGACCCAGGAATCTCCAGCAGGTTTCCAGTGTATGTACATTTGTTTTTGTTCTGCTTAAAATGTTACCAGAATTAAGTAAACCAAGACAGCAGCCAACCTTTCATTCAGTTGTGCCTCCTGCAGTTCAATAGAATCATGGTTGGCTTATTTGATTTTGGTTCCAGTTTCCTGGACTAACTCCCAATTCCCTTGCTTCCATTCCAAGTCCATTATTTGCATTTTCATACCTGGCATTAACATGGCGAGGAGAATTTTCCCCCATGGAGAAACATAAAACAGAAATATAATTAAACTATCATTTATGTTGAGTATGCTTTAGCCTGCGCTTTGTTGAATAAGAGAATTCTAAAGGTTTTTATGCTTTTGTGTAAGTATCTCATCTCAAATCTAAATAGTCAGGGTCTTAAATTCTTGCCATCACCCCAGCAATCATTCACTCAACCTTTGTGATTTAAATTGGCCAAATCTTTATTTTGGGAACCAGTCCAGTTACTTCAAGAGGTAATCGTATCAATCCTCAAATGGAGGCAAAAACTGTAGAGTATTGTCATTACATCATAACACTATAAAGTCAGCTATAATGTTATATCTTTAAAAATTGGAATTAATCATATTTGCTTTCATTAAAAAGTTGGCAGAATCAAAATTGCTCAAGTTCTGTTACTGCATTCTTAGTTCATGATATAACACTAACTATTCTAATCATTCTTTCTTAAActggtattttctgtttttctaaCCTGCTGCAGCTTTTCCATGAAGGAAATTCTGGAAGTTTGAAACAACTACCCAGCATCTATGTAGCCATCTATTTTATATTACAGTGGGATGCGGGAATTTGGATGGGTTAGGTTTCCCTTAAGTTTCTCCAGAACCATCTTTTTACTGCATTTAAGTACTAATAATTCCTCTGTACTCATCACCTACAGTTAATGAAAGTTTCGTTGTGTTTGTTTAATGCCTCATTTATTTCCCCTGCATTTGATCTATTTGCTACTCTTTTTGCATAGCATTTTTCAGTAAACTCATTCTACCTCTATCAATTTTAGGTCATTTTTCTTCCTAAAAACTCCTAACTTTTAGCAATTGACAAAATTAAACTTCAAACTAATCAATTCCCCTTGTTTAAATGTTTCTTAAAAAGATGTACATTCGGTGAGAATTTTGTAATGTCCTTAAATGTTTGCTTCTATAGCTGAAAGCAAATATTTTAAATATGATTTTCCCCCCTCTATAACATTCAAGCCAATTCATCCTTTAAGTGGctttaataaatttcatgtcaaaTTTTTAGCACAATGCAGTTCAaaagaaagtttttaaaaatttctactGTTATGAACTTATCctctgaatttcttcagccattcTGATTTtgcccatttttaaaaaaaattctatttggACATCGTGTAATTAAATTTGTTCAGGCATATCATGGGATAAATTTCTATCATAGATCAAATAATTCTAATTTTTCACCAGCAAATGTATCATTTTTGTGTGGAATTCAGTAATTTGCATACATTCACAACTCTGCTAATCCTTAAGATAACTTAATAAGTGTTTGTCTTACTGCAAGATCCGAATAATATATAAATGCAAGTGTTTTAAAATGAAGGAAATCAACCACAACTGTATTTGCTAAATGTTTTATTTCGTTAAGTCACAGAAAACTCAAGTTGCAAATGACATCTGTTAAATTCAAAAGCTATACAGTAAACAAGTTCAACATTTCTTGTTCAGTTATTTCAGTAAAACTCCATTATTCTGGCACATTTGAGACGTTAATTGTTCTGGATGGGTAGACTTACCATAGAAGATTTTAGTTTTAATATTGCGACACATTAAAATGTTGCACAATCATAAATTTTCCAGGGAATCTAAAAAACTTAAAGGCGGAGCCAACCAGGAACAAAGCAATTGGAATTCCCAAGTAACTAGATAGTGAATTGTTGGAGTTTTACTACACTTTGACATACGTAATACAAGAAATATCATTAAGATCCTTCAAACTCACTTTAGTAAGGGAATAGACTTTTAAAGTTATACATTTAAAAGAGATTTTAATAATGAgaatttttctttaaaaaaaagcctgTAAAACTTTTCCAGTTACCAGTAATTTTAAAATCAATAAGTCTTCGGCTAAGTCGCTGATAACTGttgtaaatttattatttaattttgctATTATTCAAATAAAATGGCAATTGCAATGTAAACAAGTTTAAACATGGAGAAAACCATCAAGTAGAACTGTTATCCTCTTGCATGTAGTTTCAATTCAAGTGGTCCTGTAAAAAAAGGAAATATTGGGTTTACTAATTGTGTAACAGAATAAATAGCTATGCAAATTTAGCTGACAGCTATCTACAATCCAGACATTCAGTGGCAGCAATGAAGAAAATGATCAGCCATCTTTTACTCAAAGCCGACTGAATTACATAGAGCCATATACATAAAGCAGCAGCACGTCCATTACCTATGTGGAAATAAGGAAATCATTCTTATTGGAATGTCTGAAGTGAAAAAATTACTCCCAAGAAAAAAAGTTAACCTAGTCAAATTTAGGATTAAGCTTGGTTCTAGTTTACATAGGTCAATTTGGAATTCAAGGGAATAACAACCGTAAAGTACTGCAAAACCAAACTGGAAAGAATCCTCTCAAATAACGTTTAGTTTCCAAGTCATTTCAACGTGGTCAACCTTTTGCAACGTGTTTAAGCCAAAGAAGGACATGTTCTAAACTGCTATTTCAAATCGCAGGAGAACAATATATCCATTTTCCAGATGAAGAATTAAGCTGAATATCTTTCTCCAGTCTGCCTACAAATAAAACAATGGCCTGGGGACTTCTGCTGTCCTAGCTAACATTTTTACTGTTCAACCATTTCCACAACATACATTTGGTGATTATTTAACTTCTGTACCCCTACCTTCTGCAAATTAGTTGCCAAATCTCTCCTGTTATGCAtcaaaataaaacatttaattggCTATCAATTGCCTGGAATTACTTAGTCTTTTTTTAACCAATGGAGAGCAGTAAATGTGGAAGCTCAAATCTGCAAGCAAACAGCATACACCCTCACATGCACCTCCCATTTCATGGCTGATGTCTGCAGGCATTCAGTAGCTTAACAATTTGAATACTAGACTCACAGCTctacttaggctacatccacactacgccagataaatccgtaaacaaagctttttctcttcgttttgactcGCCACccacactaaaacagcgttttcgtctcctgaaaatggagcttttcaAAAACACTTTCCAAGTtggatatttttgaaaacgctgctcgggcagatcagagTGGACTGCATAactggagacttctgaaaacgctatcAGACGGCAGTGTGCTATTTccttgttttcttgaacacaacctaacaatttcagaacagatggcaatgagactgaagccagaagagttagaaatgtactcaccaaatactttgacccatagcttattgaataaataagtatactgtattcACTTTGccattttctgtccttgctcgtatgaaggtgattTACTATTTATGccagtacttctctgacaatagatgtgtaacagcctaatgtaacattgtatggaaatacaagataacacagATGCaggcatgttttatacatttaaaaaggtgctttattaatgcaacagttagtcagtttttcaatgtttgctgtcagctgggtcaatctgtccgtg
This DNA window, taken from Hypanus sabinus isolate sHypSab1 chromosome 8, sHypSab1.hap1, whole genome shotgun sequence, encodes the following:
- the bcl2l13 gene encoding bcl-2-like protein 13; this encodes MATSLPEGFHYETRYVVLSYLGLASRENTQLLTGTQPMEHVPLEPAAAEKIKMEVEEELKLLHDEINKAFATTGFECHTSPVFSPANPESSIEDCLAHLGEKVFREHAVQVQEALQNILVKPLEYELYKEQLNQLTSHTSGWNKVLISLVLLRQLLTSNSKPSLKTVTELGVKYIEEKDADYIIQQGGWGTIFSLDLEEEERADTMDENSDIYILTCDNSGLVSPPEPLTVTSSWQAASLPASLSTSQSWQTEGLPVSLGTDSWQQLSIDPEDMKSLDSNGGGEEKSENNSSNSDIVHVEKEEITEAVERQEMEVKTTGLTSTVESEPQSAPQTMSVEVQPSVGMQKTVLLSALDPKAVSDVVEKTLKATEVVSESGEIQQSTSQQEIRKQLDEIKKGVWQDAPETKLEKEALETRERIETTSLTEPKVTKEIIPAKTAASVLLYGGAAAFAMLALAVGVALTLRRRF